A single region of the Acidobacteriota bacterium genome encodes:
- a CDS encoding cytochrome C oxidase Cbb3, with amino-acid sequence MRQLTAAGLTVAATVLFAGAVGAQELTGNPWSDMDYGPFKVHSYIVEPGNNANKGIAIRVDEGPGGIAKGNEFLLFDTDTLRWAAGWTGAGFMDWNSINYNGRHVVEPAIVGDLLFTNPDAPGWSRAGDDFRDTRITGRGGRRFGPQDPDIARWLGHYVHGSKVVLHYRVGDTEVLELGASEGGGLFSRTLNMGPRDADLVVQVAHQQGGRAWSDGEAAGFREPRPNAADRGEHSGPIVAALVGAPDAVQWVDDVGDDLRLRVHAGDEPVRFKVVIGRRGRSNAGFLARAAGVEPPADLEPLTQGGPAQWTETITTESRVLGRRGGPFELEAITTPLENPYRSWMRLGGFDFLDGGMRAVVATWMGDVWLVDGLGGEDIGAVTWKRFATGMYEPLGVNTRGGEIFVTSRDQITRLHDLNGDGGADRYEAFNHDAQASAHFHEFAVGLEADKDGNFYYAKGAGHDFDARVPQHGTILRVAADGSGTEIIANGFRAPNGLVVNPDGSVIVTDQEGHWIPENRVNWVEPGTFHGYMRAWREPDRDPDDFVQPVTWIHHDVDRSPSAPVWVRSQRWGELDDSLIYLSYGNGKMFSVLFDHALAAGDGPPRQAAVTELPVTAAPTGLIRGRFNPADDHLYVCGLFAWAGDRTQPGGFYRVRRTDEPLRIPMAYETARDGIVVRFTTALDRDAAADPGNYSMRIWQYVRQASYGSEDYRVLGEGVGEDVLAIPSATVSEDGRSVFVEIPDILPVQQYHLEMNLRSADGDRIREFVHGTIHELRTRAGAEILAGSD; translated from the coding sequence ATGCGACAACTGACCGCCGCCGGCCTGACGGTCGCAGCCACCGTTCTGTTCGCCGGCGCTGTCGGCGCTCAGGAGCTGACCGGCAACCCCTGGTCCGACATGGATTACGGGCCGTTCAAGGTCCACTCGTACATCGTCGAACCCGGCAACAACGCGAACAAGGGCATCGCCATCAGGGTCGACGAGGGTCCGGGTGGCATTGCCAAGGGCAACGAGTTCCTGCTCTTCGACACGGACACCCTGCGCTGGGCGGCGGGCTGGACCGGAGCCGGCTTCATGGACTGGAACTCCATCAACTACAACGGCAGGCACGTGGTGGAGCCGGCGATCGTCGGCGACCTGCTGTTCACGAACCCGGACGCACCGGGCTGGTCCCGGGCGGGCGATGACTTCCGCGACACCCGCATCACCGGCCGCGGAGGCCGCCGTTTCGGGCCGCAGGATCCCGACATCGCCCGCTGGCTAGGCCACTACGTCCATGGCTCCAAGGTGGTATTGCACTACCGGGTCGGCGACACGGAGGTCCTGGAACTCGGCGCCTCGGAAGGCGGCGGGCTGTTCAGTCGGACACTGAACATGGGGCCCCGGGACGCGGACCTGGTCGTCCAAGTGGCGCATCAGCAGGGCGGCCGGGCCTGGAGCGACGGCGAGGCCGCCGGCTTCCGCGAACCCCGCCCGAACGCGGCAGACCGAGGCGAGCACAGCGGACCCATCGTTGCGGCCCTCGTCGGCGCGCCGGACGCCGTCCAATGGGTCGACGACGTCGGCGACGACCTGCGCCTGAGAGTTCACGCCGGCGACGAACCGGTCCGGTTCAAGGTCGTGATCGGGCGGCGCGGCCGGTCGAACGCCGGATTCCTGGCCAGGGCGGCCGGCGTCGAGCCGCCCGCCGATCTCGAACCGCTGACCCAAGGCGGGCCAGCGCAATGGACCGAGACGATCACGACCGAGAGCCGCGTCCTGGGCCGCCGAGGTGGTCCCTTCGAACTCGAGGCGATCACGACGCCCCTCGAGAATCCCTACCGCTCCTGGATGCGCCTGGGCGGATTCGACTTCCTCGACGGCGGCATGCGGGCGGTCGTCGCGACCTGGATGGGCGATGTCTGGCTGGTCGACGGGCTGGGCGGCGAAGACATCGGAGCCGTCACCTGGAAGCGCTTCGCCACCGGGATGTACGAGCCGCTCGGCGTGAACACGCGCGGCGGCGAGATCTTCGTCACGTCGCGCGACCAGATCACCCGCCTTCACGACCTGAACGGCGACGGCGGGGCGGACCGGTACGAGGCGTTCAATCACGACGCCCAGGCCTCGGCCCACTTCCACGAGTTCGCCGTCGGCCTGGAGGCCGACAAGGACGGCAACTTCTACTACGCCAAGGGCGCCGGACACGACTTCGACGCCCGTGTGCCGCAGCACGGCACGATCCTCAGGGTCGCCGCCGACGGCTCCGGGACGGAGATCATCGCCAACGGCTTTCGGGCGCCCAACGGCCTCGTGGTCAACCCGGACGGCAGCGTGATCGTGACCGACCAGGAGGGCCACTGGATCCCCGAGAACCGGGTCAACTGGGTCGAACCGGGGACGTTCCATGGCTACATGCGGGCCTGGCGCGAGCCCGACCGCGACCCCGACGACTTCGTCCAGCCGGTGACCTGGATTCACCACGATGTCGACCGCTCCCCGTCGGCACCCGTATGGGTGCGGAGCCAGCGCTGGGGCGAACTCGACGACTCCCTGATCTACCTCTCCTACGGCAACGGCAAGATGTTCTCCGTGCTCTTCGACCACGCGTTGGCCGCGGGCGACGGGCCGCCACGCCAGGCGGCCGTCACCGAATTGCCGGTCACGGCCGCGCCGACCGGCCTGATCCGTGGCCGCTTCAACCCCGCCGACGACCATCTCTACGTCTGCGGCCTCTTCGCATGGGCGGGCGACCGCACCCAGCCGGGCGGCTTCTACCGCGTGCGGCGCACGGACGAACCCCTGCGCATCCCCATGGCCTACGAAACCGCCCGCGACGGCATCGTCGTCCGTTTCACCACCGCGCTCGACCGGGATGCTGCCGCCGACCCGGGCAACTACTCGATGCGGATCTGGCAGTACGTTCGTCAAGCCAGCTACGGCTCGGAGGACTACCGCGTGCTGGGTGAGGGAGTCGGTGAAGACGTCCTCGCGATCCCGTCCGCGACTGTCTCCGAAGACGGCCGCTCGGTCTTCGTCGAGATTCCGGACATTCTTCCGGTGCAGCAGTACCACCTGGAGATGAACCTCCGAAGCGCCGATGGAGACCGGATCCGCGAATTCGTCCACGGCACGATCCACGAACTGAGGACCCGCGCCGGCGCCGAGATCCTCGCGGGCTCCGACTGA
- a CDS encoding carbamoyl-phosphate synthase large subunit, which yields MRPMKLLIANRGEIAVRIARAAAELDIPTVAVFSEDDDQSLHVRRADEAAALGGSGPAAYLDGEQLLRAAAEHGCDAVHPGYGFLSENAGFARACQDNGITFVGPAPEALELFGDKARARALAEKHGVPVVPGISEPVTIEQAHTFFDELPTGASMLIKAIGGGGGRGMRVVAAADEIEDAYRRATSEAGAAFDTDGVFVEQLLSAVRHVEVQIAADDSGAVRHFGDRDCSLQRRHQKLIEIAPAPALPEDLRVALREAAITLASAAGYRSLGTVEFLVEAGAEPRFYFIEANARLQVEHTVTEEVFGVDLVQLQLELARGRLLAESGFGGEVTPRGCAVQARVNMETMAADGRVLPGGGVLAAFEPASGPGLRTDTFGYTGYQTNPRFDSLLAKVVGRTPSPGHAAALTRTARALADFRTDGIDTNASFLRALLGHPEVVAWNVHTRFVDERLSELVEAAKGFDDRPCQAGKPLDTGQGLAGVKVDAVDPLAVLDHGKSGAPSVSVQAAEPAPVDQTPVPEGLTAVRAPMQGTVLSHEAGPGEAIAPGQILFIMEAMKMEHEIRSEVGGVLRELRAAVGDAVWEGHVLALVEEGDVGVASVEQETQVDLDAIRPDLGEVLERHRVTLDDARPDAVKKRRNTNQRTARENIDDLCDDGSFVEHGQLVLTPGTGLPKEEVIRKFPTDGMVTGVGSINGHLFPDERSRCVVMAYDYTVLAGTQGALNHPKTDRMVELAHRWKRPVVLFAEGGGGRAGTGGKRKGGASTSKAGQGRSADTYRPLDTPTFTSFARLSGLVPIVGVTSRFCFAGNAALLGCCDVIIATADSSIGMGGPALIEGGGLGVFRPEEVGPMDVQVPNGVVDIAVEDEAEAVAATKQYLSYFQGRTGDWEAPDQRLLRRIIPENRLRVYNVREVIETLADTGSVLELRPSFGLGMVTSLIRIEGRPVGVLANNPEFLSGAIDSDGSDKGARFLQLCDAFDIPVLVLCDTPGMMVGPEIERTALVRHCCRLFVVGANITVPSLTIVLRKAYGLGAQAMAGGDLKEPFFTVAWPTAEFGGMGLEGQVKLGFRNELAAIEDPEERRARYEELVAAAYERGSALTAGASFAVDDVIDPADSRRWIARTLDSVPPPPVRDGKKRRHIDTW from the coding sequence ATGCGTCCCATGAAGCTCCTGATCGCCAACCGCGGCGAGATCGCGGTCCGAATCGCTCGCGCCGCGGCGGAACTCGACATTCCCACGGTCGCCGTGTTCTCGGAGGACGACGACCAGTCGCTTCACGTACGCAGAGCGGACGAGGCGGCGGCGCTCGGCGGCTCCGGCCCGGCGGCCTACCTCGACGGCGAGCAACTGCTGCGGGCCGCGGCCGAACATGGATGCGATGCGGTCCATCCCGGCTACGGCTTCCTGAGTGAGAACGCCGGCTTCGCCCGCGCGTGCCAGGACAACGGGATCACGTTCGTCGGACCGGCGCCGGAAGCGCTGGAGTTGTTCGGCGACAAGGCGCGGGCCCGGGCCCTCGCTGAGAAGCACGGCGTGCCGGTCGTTCCCGGGATCTCCGAGCCGGTGACGATCGAACAGGCCCACACGTTCTTCGACGAGCTGCCCACTGGCGCCTCGATGCTCATCAAGGCGATCGGGGGCGGCGGTGGCCGCGGCATGCGCGTGGTCGCCGCTGCGGACGAGATCGAGGACGCTTACCGGCGCGCAACGTCCGAGGCCGGGGCCGCCTTCGACACCGACGGCGTCTTCGTTGAACAACTGCTCTCCGCGGTTCGCCATGTGGAGGTGCAGATCGCCGCCGACGACAGCGGCGCCGTCCGCCACTTCGGCGACCGCGACTGCAGTCTCCAGCGACGTCACCAGAAGCTGATCGAGATCGCGCCCGCTCCGGCTTTGCCGGAAGACCTGCGGGTGGCGCTGCGGGAGGCAGCGATCACCCTCGCCTCGGCGGCCGGCTACCGGAGCCTGGGCACGGTGGAGTTTCTGGTCGAGGCCGGCGCTGAGCCGCGCTTCTACTTCATCGAGGCGAACGCCCGCCTCCAGGTCGAGCACACGGTGACCGAGGAGGTCTTCGGTGTCGACCTCGTCCAGCTCCAGCTCGAACTAGCCCGCGGACGGCTGTTGGCCGAGTCGGGCTTCGGCGGGGAGGTGACGCCGCGCGGCTGCGCGGTCCAGGCCCGCGTCAACATGGAGACGATGGCGGCTGACGGCCGGGTGCTTCCCGGCGGCGGGGTCCTGGCCGCTTTCGAGCCGGCCTCGGGTCCCGGCTTGCGCACGGACACCTTCGGTTACACGGGCTACCAGACGAATCCCCGCTTCGACTCGCTGCTCGCCAAGGTCGTGGGACGGACGCCGTCACCGGGCCATGCCGCAGCCCTTACGCGGACGGCGCGGGCGCTCGCCGACTTCAGGACCGACGGCATCGACACGAACGCTTCCTTCCTGCGCGCCCTTCTCGGCCACCCCGAGGTCGTGGCCTGGAACGTCCACACCCGCTTCGTCGACGAGCGGCTGTCCGAACTGGTCGAAGCCGCCAAGGGGTTCGACGACCGCCCCTGCCAGGCCGGCAAGCCTCTCGACACCGGACAGGGCCTTGCCGGCGTCAAGGTGGACGCCGTCGACCCGCTGGCGGTGCTGGATCATGGCAAGTCCGGTGCCCCCTCGGTGAGCGTGCAGGCCGCTGAACCGGCTCCGGTCGACCAGACGCCGGTGCCAGAAGGTCTCACCGCGGTCCGCGCCCCGATGCAGGGCACCGTCCTCAGCCACGAGGCCGGACCCGGCGAGGCCATCGCGCCCGGGCAGATCCTCTTCATCATGGAAGCGATGAAGATGGAGCACGAGATCCGGTCCGAAGTTGGCGGCGTGCTGCGGGAACTGCGCGCGGCGGTCGGCGACGCGGTGTGGGAGGGCCATGTCCTCGCCCTGGTCGAGGAAGGGGATGTCGGGGTCGCGAGCGTGGAACAGGAAACCCAGGTCGACCTCGACGCGATCCGGCCCGACCTCGGAGAGGTCCTCGAGCGCCACCGGGTGACCCTGGATGACGCACGGCCCGACGCGGTGAAGAAGCGCCGCAACACGAACCAGCGCACCGCGCGCGAGAACATCGACGACCTGTGCGACGACGGCAGCTTCGTGGAACACGGCCAACTCGTCCTCACCCCCGGCACCGGCCTCCCGAAGGAAGAGGTCATCCGCAAGTTCCCGACCGACGGCATGGTCACCGGCGTCGGCTCGATCAACGGCCACCTGTTCCCGGACGAGCGTTCGCGCTGCGTCGTCATGGCCTACGACTACACCGTGCTCGCCGGCACCCAGGGCGCTCTCAACCATCCGAAGACGGACCGCATGGTCGAACTGGCTCATCGCTGGAAGCGCCCCGTTGTCCTGTTCGCGGAGGGCGGAGGCGGCCGCGCCGGCACCGGGGGCAAGCGCAAGGGCGGCGCCTCGACCTCCAAGGCCGGCCAGGGCCGCAGCGCCGACACCTATCGGCCCCTGGACACGCCGACCTTCACCTCGTTCGCCCGCCTCTCCGGCCTGGTCCCGATCGTCGGCGTCACGTCCCGCTTCTGTTTCGCCGGCAACGCGGCGTTGCTCGGCTGCTGCGACGTGATCATCGCCACCGCCGACTCGAGCATCGGCATGGGCGGTCCGGCCCTGATCGAAGGCGGCGGCCTGGGCGTGTTCCGGCCCGAGGAGGTCGGCCCGATGGACGTCCAGGTCCCGAACGGCGTCGTCGACATCGCCGTCGAGGACGAGGCCGAGGCGGTCGCCGCAACGAAGCAGTACCTGTCCTACTTCCAGGGCCGCACCGGGGACTGGGAGGCACCCGATCAGCGACTCCTGCGCCGGATCATCCCCGAGAACCGTCTCCGCGTCTACAACGTCCGGGAAGTCATCGAGACGCTCGCCGACACCGGCAGCGTGCTGGAACTCCGACCCTCGTTCGGCCTCGGCATGGTGACCTCCCTGATCCGCATCGAGGGGCGGCCGGTCGGCGTGCTCGCGAACAACCCCGAGTTCCTGTCGGGAGCCATCGACAGCGACGGCTCCGACAAGGGCGCGCGCTTCCTGCAGCTCTGCGACGCCTTCGACATCCCGGTGCTCGTGCTCTGCGACACCCCCGGCATGATGGTCGGCCCGGAGATCGAGCGCACCGCCCTGGTCCGCCACTGCTGCCGGTTGTTCGTCGTCGGCGCCAACATCACGGTGCCGTCGCTGACGATCGTTCTGCGCAAGGCCTACGGGCTCGGCGCCCAGGCCATGGCCGGCGGCGACCTGAAAGAGCCGTTCTTCACCGTCGCCTGGCCGACGGCCGAGTTTGGCGGCATGGGCCTGGAAGGCCAGGTCAAACTCGGCTTCCGCAACGAGCTGGCGGCGATCGAGGACCCCGAAGAGCGCCGCGCCCGCTACGAGGAGCTGGTCGCCGCGGCCTACGAGCGCGGCAGCGCCCTCACCGCCGGCGCCTCGTTCGCGGTCGACGACGTGATCGACCCCGCCGACTCACGGCGCTGGATCGCCCGCACCCTCGACTCCGTGCCGCCGCCCCCGGTCCGCGACGGCAAGAAGCGCCGTCACATCGACACCTGGTAG
- a CDS encoding haloalkane dehalogenase, whose translation MKILRTPDERFANLPDFDYEPHYTVVPSGDDDGDGLRIHHVEAGPSDGPLVLLMHGQPTWSFLYRRMIPVLVERGMRVIAPDLVGYGRSDKPAERDDYTYQRQVDWLSAWLRANGVVQATLVGQDWGGLIGLRMAAADPARFDRIVAANTGLPLPMNVPQETVEKIARFRAEAPTPTIMEMQQQISQMGAETSDRPKTGVRTVTRLARGRASRVPAMKFAYWQKWTWETEDIPVGMLLAGSVDGVTLTPEEIAAYDAPFPDPSYKAGIRAMPSRVPMLPTDPSVPAQIEAWKVFAEWTRPFLCAFADNDPVTGAARRPFEERVPGAKGQSHRTIEGGGHFLQEGRGVELATIVADFIDSTPAEG comes from the coding sequence ATGAAGATCCTCCGCACGCCCGACGAGCGTTTCGCCAACCTGCCGGACTTCGACTACGAGCCGCACTACACCGTGGTGCCCAGCGGCGACGACGACGGCGATGGTCTTCGGATCCACCACGTGGAGGCCGGCCCAAGCGACGGTCCGCTGGTGCTCCTGATGCACGGGCAGCCGACCTGGAGCTTTCTCTACCGGCGCATGATCCCGGTGCTGGTCGAGCGCGGAATGCGGGTGATCGCGCCGGATCTCGTCGGCTACGGCCGGTCCGACAAACCGGCCGAGCGCGACGACTACACGTACCAGCGGCAGGTCGACTGGTTGAGCGCCTGGCTGCGAGCCAACGGCGTCGTTCAGGCGACGCTGGTCGGCCAGGACTGGGGAGGCCTCATCGGTCTGCGGATGGCGGCTGCCGACCCGGCGCGCTTCGACCGCATCGTCGCCGCGAACACCGGTCTGCCCCTGCCGATGAACGTGCCGCAAGAAACCGTGGAGAAGATCGCGAGATTCCGCGCCGAGGCGCCGACGCCGACCATCATGGAAATGCAGCAGCAGATCTCGCAGATGGGCGCCGAGACATCCGACCGCCCGAAGACGGGCGTTCGGACTGTGACGCGGCTGGCGCGGGGACGCGCCAGCCGGGTTCCGGCGATGAAGTTCGCGTACTGGCAGAAGTGGACCTGGGAGACCGAGGACATTCCGGTCGGGATGCTCCTCGCGGGCAGCGTCGACGGGGTGACCCTCACGCCCGAAGAGATCGCGGCCTACGACGCGCCCTTTCCCGATCCCTCCTACAAGGCGGGGATTCGCGCCATGCCCAGCCGGGTCCCGATGCTGCCGACCGACCCCTCGGTGCCGGCCCAGATCGAGGCTTGGAAGGTGTTCGCGGAGTGGACCAGGCCGTTCCTCTGCGCCTTCGCCGACAACGATCCGGTGACGGGCGCGGCCCGGCGGCCGTTCGAGGAGCGTGTTCCTGGCGCGAAGGGGCAGTCGCATCGAACGATTGAGGGTGGCGGGCACTTCCTCCAGGAAGGCCGGGGCGTGGAACTGGCCACGATCGTCGCCGACTTCATCGACTCGACGCCGGCCGAGGGGTAG